The genomic segment TGTTGGGCTGAAGTACACGGATTAGAAGGAATCGCTCAATTTATGTACACACAGTCAGACGAAGAGCGTGCACACATGCTTAAATTAGTTAAGTATGTAAATGAACGCGGAGGACACGCTCAAATTACAGATTTAAAAGCGCCTAAAGTAACTTACTCTACTTTTAAGGAAATGTTTGAGGAGCTTTATAATCATGAACTTTTTGTTTCAAAATCTATTAACGAATTGGTGCATATTACTTTTGAAGAAAAAGATTATGCAACACATAATTTCTTACAATGGTACGTTTCTGAACAAATCGAGGAAGAAGCAACAGCTAAATCTATTCTGGACAAAATCAACTTGATTGGTGAGGATAAAGGCGGACTTTACTTGTTTGACCGTGACATTCAGCAATTAACAGTTACAAGCTCAATTGCTATAAATCCAAAATAAAAAAGTTAAAGTTTATTTAGAATATTTAAAAATAACTTTTTTCGTTTATATTTGTCTCTGTTTTTAATAATACAGAGGAATTTTGGGCAAGAAAGAAAAAGACAAGGACAAGAAAAAGGATAAAAAGAAAAAAAAGAATAAAGATATCCTTGATAAAATCAAGAAGATTGAAAACTGTAAATCTTCTTGTTGTGAAAAATATAAGAAAAGCGAAAAAAAACGCTGCACACGATGTCCTATGTTTGATTTATTCAAAAAAACTGCTTAATAAACATATAGAAAAACCCATCAGAAACCTGATGGGTTTTTAATTTTACTTACATTCGTCTTCTGATTTTAAAACGGTTCAATTTAATTATGGAAAACAAAATTCTTATTCCAAAATCCACTCTTGATTTTTTGGTTCAACTTAAAGAAAATAACAATAAACCCTGGTTTGAGGAACATAAATCAGAATATTTAACCGAATTAAATCATATTGAAAACTTTGCCGGTGCTTTACTAAAAGAACTTTCTAAAACTGATGTTCTTGAAACGCAATCCGGAAAGAAAAGTGTTTATCGAATTTATCGCGACATTCGGTTTTCAAAAGATAAAACTCCTTTTAAAACTTATTGGGGCGGGAGTTATAAACGTGCAACAAGTGCAAGACGCGGTGGTTATTATTTTCATATCGAAAAAGGAAACACTTCTTTAATTGGTGCTTTTTGGGGACCTAGTGCTGCCGATTTAAAACGCATAAGAAGCGAATTTGCTCATGATCATGAATCGTTCAGAGAAATATTGAATTCGAAAACCTTCAAAAATACTTTCGGAACTTTACAAGGCGAACAGCTTAAAACTGCGCCAAAAGGTTTTGATGCTGACCACGAAGCTATAGATTTACTTCGATTTAAACAGTTTTTGATAATCAAACATTTTACAGATGAAGAAGTAGTAAGCCCGCTATTTTTGGAACAAGCTTTGGAAACTTTCAAAAATATGCGCCCATTTTTTGATTATATGAGTGAAGTGCTTTCGACCGATATAAACGGAGCTTCTGTTTTATAAATACATTTCAGCATAAAAGTTAAACCCGACAGGTTTTAAAAACCTGTCGGGTTTCGTTGATCTTAATCGACAATTATTTACTTAGCAATAAAATCTCGTTTACAACAACTTCGGTTATATACTTTTTCTCACCGTTTTTGTCTTCGTAACTTCTGTGTGTCAACTTCCCTTCTACCGCAACCTCTTTTCCTTTTACAACAAATTTTTCGATAATTTCGGCAGTTTTACCCCAAGCCGTTACACGGTGCCATTCGGTTTGTTCTACTTTTTCACCTTTGTCATTTCTATAAATGTCATTTGTAGCTATTGTTAAATGAGCAAGCTTTTTTCCGCTTTCTAAGGTTTTAATT from the Flavobacterium sp. genome contains:
- a CDS encoding ferritin — its product is MLSKNIESALNKQIRIEAESSQTYLSMACWAEVHGLEGIAQFMYTQSDEERAHMLKLVKYVNERGGHAQITDLKAPKVTYSTFKEMFEELYNHELFVSKSINELVHITFEEKDYATHNFLQWYVSEQIEEEATAKSILDKINLIGEDKGGLYLFDRDIQQLTVTSSIAINPK
- the ssb gene encoding single-stranded DNA-binding protein: MNAMKNRVQLIGNVGNNPEIKTLESGKKLAHLTIATNDIYRNDKGEKVEQTEWHRVTAWGKTAEIIEKFVVKGKEVAVEGKLTHRSYEDKNGEKKYITEVVVNEILLLSK
- a CDS encoding DUF2461 domain-containing protein, with amino-acid sequence MENKILIPKSTLDFLVQLKENNNKPWFEEHKSEYLTELNHIENFAGALLKELSKTDVLETQSGKKSVYRIYRDIRFSKDKTPFKTYWGGSYKRATSARRGGYYFHIEKGNTSLIGAFWGPSAADLKRIRSEFAHDHESFREILNSKTFKNTFGTLQGEQLKTAPKGFDADHEAIDLLRFKQFLIIKHFTDEEVVSPLFLEQALETFKNMRPFFDYMSEVLSTDINGASVL